A section of the Candidatus Thioglobus autotrophicus genome encodes:
- a CDS encoding glycosyltransferase family 2 protein, with protein sequence MDKYKIAIVIPAFNEEATISNVVQSVKEYGVVIVVNDASTDNTEQEAIGAGAVLVSHKKNKGYDDALNSGFIKAKELNCDAVITFDADGQHSPESIEKYIDLLEQGFAVVIGIRSRLQRVSESIFSWVAVRRWGIEDPLCGMKAYHIDVFDQLGFFDSYKSIGTELSIFAANQNMKIAQQHVKIKGRQDRPRLGGRIFTNMVILRSLWMGSRKY encoded by the coding sequence ATGGACAAATATAAAATAGCTATTGTTATTCCGGCATTCAATGAGGAAGCTACAATCTCTAATGTGGTGCAATCAGTCAAAGAATATGGAGTAGTTATTGTTGTTAATGACGCCTCTACTGATAATACTGAGCAAGAAGCAATAGGTGCTGGTGCAGTACTGGTCAGCCATAAAAAAAACAAAGGTTATGACGATGCATTAAACAGTGGCTTTATTAAAGCAAAAGAATTAAATTGTGATGCAGTTATTACTTTTGATGCTGATGGGCAGCATAGTCCAGAATCTATTGAAAAGTATATTGATTTATTAGAGCAGGGGTTTGCTGTTGTTATAGGCATAAGAAGTAGACTTCAAAGAGTGTCAGAAAGTATTTTTTCATGGGTTGCTGTTCGAAGGTGGGGGATAGAAGACCCTTTATGCGGAATGAAGGCTTACCATATTGATGTTTTTGACCAGCTAGGATTCTTTGATTCTTACAAGTCAATTGGTACTGAGCTGTCGATATTTGCAGCGAATCAAAATATGAAAATTGCACAACAACACGTTAAGATTAAAGGCCGCCAAGATAGGCCTCGTTTAGGTGGTAGAATTTTTACAAATATGGTTATTTTACGTTCGCTTTGGATGGGAAGCAGAAAATATTGA
- a CDS encoding N-acetylneuraminate synthase family protein, translated as MREIQIENKVVGMNHPTYFIADVGANHDGNLERAKDLIYLCAGAGADAAKFQHFTADTIVSDKGFKSLDRQQSHQSRWKKSVFNVYQDASIDQDWTPVLKETCNKAGIAFLTSPYSYELVDKVDDFLSAYKIGSGDITWLGIVDYIASKNKPVLLATGASTIDEVEMAMSTLLNHTNDVVLMQCNTNYTASLENFKYINLNVLKEYGRKYPNTILGLSDHTPGHATVLGAVTLGARVIEKHFTDDTTREGPDHKFSMDFNTWKDMVFRTRELENSLGLEIKKVEDNEAETVVLQRRSIRLKKDLAAGDMVREDDLEFLRPCPEDALPPYKLEKILDKELVENIKSGDYIKWTNIK; from the coding sequence ATGAGAGAAATTCAAATAGAAAATAAAGTCGTAGGCATGAATCACCCTACCTACTTTATTGCAGATGTAGGTGCTAATCATGACGGAAATCTAGAGCGAGCCAAGGATTTGATATATCTTTGTGCAGGGGCAGGGGCAGATGCTGCTAAATTTCAACACTTTACTGCTGATACCATTGTAAGCGATAAAGGATTCAAATCTCTTGATAGGCAACAATCACACCAGTCTAGATGGAAAAAAAGCGTATTTAATGTATATCAAGATGCATCAATTGATCAAGACTGGACACCTGTATTGAAAGAGACTTGTAACAAGGCAGGGATAGCTTTCCTAACTTCACCATATTCTTATGAATTAGTAGACAAAGTTGATGATTTCTTAAGTGCGTATAAGATTGGGTCTGGTGATATTACTTGGCTAGGGATTGTTGACTATATTGCCTCTAAAAATAAGCCAGTATTATTGGCAACAGGAGCCTCAACTATAGATGAAGTAGAGATGGCTATGTCTACATTATTGAATCACACTAATGATGTGGTATTAATGCAGTGCAATACAAACTATACAGCATCATTAGAAAATTTCAAATATATAAATTTAAATGTGCTTAAAGAATATGGTAGAAAATATCCCAATACTATTTTAGGGTTGTCTGACCATACTCCTGGACATGCTACAGTATTAGGGGCAGTGACACTAGGTGCCCGTGTTATCGAGAAACATTTTACAGATGACACAACTAGAGAAGGGCCAGACCATAAATTTTCAATGGATTTTAATACTTGGAAAGATATGGTTTTTAGGACTAGAGAGTTAGAAAATTCATTAGGGTTAGAGATAAAGAAAGTAGAAGACAATGAGGCTGAGACTGTTGTCTTACAAAGAAGATCTATCCGTCTTAAAAAAGATCTAGCAGCCGGGGATATGGTTCGAGAGGATGATTTAGAATTTCTTAGGCCTTGTCCTGAAGATGCGTTACCGCCTTATAAATTAGAGAAGATTCTCGATAAAGAGTTAGTGGAAAATATTAAATCTGGTGATTATATAAAATGGACAAATATAAAATAG
- a CDS encoding SDR family oxidoreductase yields the protein MKVGVTGASGMLGASLVAHLSEKHKVFATSRSKGIEGDNIEWDCFDLTDIALLNKWLEKSKLDVVIHCAAIVNVDTCEENVELATKLHVETTKAMADYLGSSDGRLIYISTDSVFDGEKRGAYSESDLENPLNVYAKTKLMGERPVQSMNNGLVLRVNIIGWTQEGDTSFAEWILKSLIGNVPLSLFYDVYFSPLHVDNLSLIIGKIIERPIFGLHHCVSSDSISKYDFGKKMAETFQLPNENINRVSVDSIEFKANRPKNMALSVKKISSALVYDIPNVIDTIKLMKHQYDNNNNLLN from the coding sequence ATGAAGGTAGGAGTTACAGGTGCAAGTGGAATGTTAGGCGCGTCACTTGTTGCTCATTTATCAGAGAAACACAAAGTATTTGCAACTTCAAGAAGCAAAGGTATAGAGGGTGATAATATTGAGTGGGATTGTTTTGACTTAACAGATATTGCATTACTTAATAAATGGCTAGAAAAGTCTAAACTGGATGTAGTGATACATTGCGCTGCAATCGTCAATGTAGATACCTGTGAAGAAAATGTTGAGCTAGCAACCAAACTTCATGTTGAAACAACCAAAGCGATGGCGGATTATTTGGGTTCTAGCGACGGCAGGCTGATTTATATTTCAACTGATTCAGTGTTTGACGGAGAGAAGCGGGGCGCATATAGTGAATCCGACTTGGAAAATCCACTCAATGTTTATGCAAAAACTAAACTCATGGGAGAGAGGCCTGTGCAATCGATGAATAACGGCTTAGTTCTTAGAGTAAATATTATTGGTTGGACGCAGGAAGGTGATACTTCATTTGCCGAATGGATACTTAAAAGCTTGATTGGTAATGTACCATTAAGTTTATTTTATGATGTGTATTTTTCCCCATTACATGTTGATAATTTATCGCTTATTATCGGAAAGATAATTGAAAGACCTATATTTGGACTGCATCATTGCGTAAGTAGTGATAGTATCTCAAAATATGATTTTGGTAAAAAAATGGCTGAAACATTCCAATTGCCTAATGAAAATATCAACAGAGTTAGTGTTGATAGCATAGAATTTAAAGCAAATAGACCGAAAAATATGGCGTTAAGTGTTAAAAAGATTAGTTCGGCTTTAGTATATGACATTCCTAATGTCATAGATACGATAAAATTAATGAAGCATCAATATGATAACAACAACAATTTATTGAATTAG
- a CDS encoding aminotransferase class III-fold pyridoxal phosphate-dependent enzyme has translation MKVVAIIQARMGSARLPNKVMMRINHIPMIELLIDRLSNSKHIDQIVLATSNNKNNIPLINHVESLGYKVFSGEENDVLDRYFQAAKTFKANAIIRITGDCPLIDSFLVDEVIEGFIDSNVDYASNREPPTYPDGLDVEVISIKALEEAHKKGKEDFQREHVTPYIINSDTFKKFYLKNSKDFSAERWTVDEPEDFTVVQNIFNYFHPEINFSWKKIIELKENKPKLFTVNEHLIRNEGAVMSTGEKLWSRAKRIIPGGNMLLSKRSEMFLPDHWPAYFSKAKGCKVWDLDGREYTDMSIMGIGTNILGYGNDEVDAAVINVVKKGNMSTFNCPEEVYLAEKLIELHPWANMVRLARTGGEANAIAIRIARAASGKDKVAICGYHGWHDWYLSANLEDDDNLTGHLLPGLNPKGVPKDLKGSVVPFNYNRIDELETIIQNHDIGVIKMEVSRNDEPQDDFLVKVRKIASENNIILIFDECTSGFRQSNGGLHKLYGIEPDMAVFGKALGNGYAITAVIGRKEVMDVAQSTFISSTFWTERIGPTAALKTLEVMDKTKSWELITNTGKDIGNQWKNLGEKYQLPIKVNGLPSMIGFGIQSDDWLKYKTYITQEMLKNNILASNVIYVCTEHGIQEIDNYFQILDPIFKVIADCENGDLSVDSLLDGPVCHGGFTRLN, from the coding sequence ATGAAAGTTGTAGCAATTATCCAAGCAAGAATGGGATCTGCTCGTTTGCCTAATAAGGTAATGATGAGAATCAATCATATCCCAATGATTGAGTTGTTGATTGATAGGCTGTCTAATTCTAAGCACATTGATCAAATAGTACTCGCCACTTCAAATAATAAAAATAATATCCCATTAATTAATCATGTTGAAAGTTTGGGTTATAAGGTATTTTCTGGAGAGGAAAATGATGTGTTGGATAGATATTTTCAAGCAGCAAAAACATTTAAAGCTAATGCTATTATCAGAATAACTGGGGATTGTCCATTGATAGATAGTTTTCTTGTTGATGAAGTGATAGAGGGATTTATTGATTCTAATGTAGATTATGCTAGTAATCGTGAGCCACCTACTTATCCAGATGGGTTAGATGTTGAAGTTATTTCAATTAAGGCGCTAGAAGAAGCTCATAAAAAGGGAAAAGAAGACTTTCAGAGAGAGCATGTAACGCCTTATATTATCAATTCTGATACTTTTAAGAAATTTTATCTAAAAAATTCTAAGGATTTTTCTGCAGAAAGATGGACAGTTGATGAGCCTGAAGACTTTACTGTAGTGCAAAATATTTTTAATTATTTTCACCCAGAAATAAATTTTTCATGGAAAAAAATAATAGAGTTAAAAGAAAATAAACCAAAATTATTTACTGTAAATGAGCATTTAATTCGCAACGAGGGGGCGGTTATGAGTACTGGGGAAAAATTATGGTCAAGAGCTAAGCGTATTATTCCAGGTGGGAATATGCTGCTATCCAAGAGAAGTGAAATGTTTCTTCCAGATCATTGGCCAGCGTATTTTAGCAAGGCTAAAGGTTGCAAAGTATGGGATTTGGATGGGCGTGAATATACCGATATGTCAATAATGGGAATTGGCACAAACATCTTGGGTTATGGTAATGATGAAGTGGATGCTGCAGTTATAAATGTTGTTAAAAAAGGAAACATGTCTACATTTAACTGTCCAGAAGAGGTATATCTTGCTGAAAAATTGATTGAGCTTCACCCTTGGGCAAATATGGTACGCTTGGCAAGAACAGGTGGTGAGGCAAATGCAATAGCAATTAGAATAGCAAGGGCTGCATCTGGTAAAGATAAAGTAGCTATTTGTGGTTACCATGGTTGGCATGATTGGTATTTATCCGCAAATCTAGAAGACGATGATAATCTTACAGGGCACCTCTTACCAGGTTTAAATCCTAAAGGTGTTCCTAAAGACCTTAAAGGCAGTGTGGTTCCATTCAACTATAATCGCATAGATGAGCTAGAAACTATTATACAAAATCATGATATTGGCGTTATAAAAATGGAAGTCTCTCGCAATGACGAACCTCAAGATGATTTTTTGGTTAAGGTAAGAAAGATAGCAAGTGAAAATAATATTATTTTGATTTTTGATGAGTGCACTTCTGGCTTCAGACAAAGCAATGGCGGGCTTCATAAATTATATGGCATTGAGCCAGATATGGCTGTTTTTGGGAAGGCTTTGGGTAATGGGTATGCTATTACTGCTGTAATCGGAAGAAAAGAAGTAATGGATGTTGCTCAAAGTACTTTTATTAGCTCCACTTTTTGGACTGAAAGAATTGGGCCTACAGCCGCATTAAAGACGTTAGAGGTTATGGATAAAACTAAGTCATGGGAATTGATAACTAATACGGGCAAAGATATTGGCAATCAATGGAAAAACTTAGGTGAAAAGTATCAATTACCTATTAAGGTTAATGGTTTACCGTCTATGATTGGATTTGGTATTCAATCTGATGATTGGTTAAAGTATAAAACTTACATAACTCAAGAGATGCTAAAAAACAATATTCTTGCTTCAAATGTAATCTATGTTTGTACAGAGCATGGGATACAAGAGATAGATAATTATTTCCAAATATTAGACCCGATTTTTAAAGTGATAGCTGATTGTGAAAATGGTGACTTATCGGTAGATTCTTTATTAGATGGACCTGTTTGTCACGGTGGGTTTACAAGGTTGAATTGA
- a CDS encoding aldo/keto reductase, which yields MKLSLGTVQFGSDYGVSNTSGQVEISEVEDILREAECHNIDTLDTAAVYGSSENILGKVGVNQFDIVTKLPPIPKNVNNIDLWVSGHVKSSLSRMCVNSVSGLLLHQSTDFLETPKRRLFDSLSRLKDDGVVKKIGVSIYNPDELDALENYDMKMDIVQAPFNILDRRLEVSGWLDKLSQTGVELHSRSVFLQGLLLQEKNQRNPYFNKWSDYFNKFNEWINDTNQTPLSATLNFSYSYEQINKVIVGVQNKSQLTEIITSISKSPQYSIPDELIIDDPMLINPTNWKL from the coding sequence ATGAAATTATCTCTTGGAACGGTGCAATTTGGATCGGATTACGGTGTGTCTAATACATCTGGTCAAGTTGAAATTTCAGAAGTTGAAGATATATTAAGAGAGGCAGAGTGTCATAATATTGATACACTTGATACGGCAGCAGTGTATGGCAGTAGTGAAAATATTTTAGGTAAGGTGGGCGTCAATCAATTTGATATTGTAACAAAATTACCCCCTATTCCTAAAAATGTGAACAATATTGACTTATGGGTAAGTGGCCATGTTAAGTCATCCTTAAGCAGGATGTGTGTAAATAGTGTATCAGGGTTATTATTACATCAGTCCACTGATTTTCTTGAAACGCCTAAAAGACGATTATTTGATAGTTTGTCCAGGCTAAAAGATGATGGTGTTGTTAAAAAAATTGGTGTGTCTATCTATAATCCAGATGAACTAGATGCGTTAGAAAATTACGACATGAAGATGGATATTGTTCAGGCACCTTTTAATATTTTAGACAGAAGGCTTGAGGTATCTGGTTGGCTTGATAAGCTGAGCCAAACTGGAGTGGAGTTACATTCTAGGTCAGTCTTTCTGCAGGGGCTATTACTGCAGGAGAAAAATCAGAGAAATCCGTACTTTAATAAATGGAGTGATTACTTTAATAAGTTTAATGAGTGGATTAATGACACCAATCAAACTCCGTTGAGTGCTACGCTAAATTTTTCATATTCTTATGAGCAAATTAACAAGGTAATAGTTGGAGTACAGAATAAGTCCCAACTAACTGAAATAATTACCTCTATCTCTAAAAGCCCTCAATATTCAATACCAGATGAATTAATAATAGATGACCCTATGCTGATAAATCCTACAAATTGGAAGCTATAG
- the pseB gene encoding UDP-N-acetylglucosamine 4,6-dehydratase (inverting): MLTNKSILITGGTGSFGHAFIPMTLEKYNPKKIVVFSRDEMKQWEMAKLFKNDPRVRFLIGDVRDKDRLFRALDDIDYVVHAAATKIVPTAEYDTFECVKTNVFGAMNLIDACIDKGVKKIVALSTDKASSPTNLYGATKLTSDRLFISGNSYSGYHDTSFSVVRYGNVMGSRGSVIPFFMSISEGGVLPITDNRMTRFMISLEEGVELVWHTFDDMKGGEIYVKKIPSMKVTDVALAVNKNAKQEEVGIRPGEKLHEQMIGSEDALYTYEYPEYYKILPSINEWAKDPERIGNGVKVKSDFIYCSDSNKEWMSVKILQDWIEKNRNKIDNI; this comes from the coding sequence ATGCTAACAAATAAATCAATACTTATTACCGGTGGGACGGGCTCTTTTGGCCATGCCTTTATCCCAATGACATTGGAAAAATACAACCCAAAGAAAATAGTTGTATTCTCTAGAGATGAAATGAAACAATGGGAAATGGCAAAATTATTTAAAAACGACCCAAGAGTGCGTTTCTTGATTGGGGATGTGCGTGATAAAGATAGATTGTTTCGAGCACTTGATGATATTGATTATGTGGTACATGCTGCAGCCACTAAAATTGTTCCTACTGCCGAATATGACACATTTGAATGTGTAAAGACTAATGTATTTGGTGCTATGAATTTGATCGATGCTTGTATTGATAAAGGCGTAAAAAAGATTGTCGCACTGTCTACTGATAAAGCCAGTAGCCCTACTAATCTTTATGGTGCAACCAAATTAACATCTGATAGGTTGTTTATTTCTGGTAATTCATATAGTGGCTATCATGATACGTCTTTCTCAGTGGTAAGATACGGCAATGTAATGGGGTCTCGTGGCTCAGTTATTCCATTTTTTATGTCAATTTCTGAAGGTGGCGTATTGCCAATCACAGATAATAGGATGACACGTTTTATGATTTCTCTAGAAGAAGGGGTCGAGCTAGTATGGCACACCTTTGATGATATGAAGGGTGGTGAAATTTATGTGAAGAAAATCCCTTCTATGAAGGTAACTGATGTGGCATTAGCAGTTAATAAGAACGCCAAGCAAGAAGAAGTTGGTATTCGCCCAGGTGAGAAGTTACATGAGCAGATGATTGGCTCAGAAGATGCACTTTATACTTATGAATACCCAGAGTATTATAAAATTTTACCATCTATTAACGAGTGGGCTAAAGATCCAGAAAGAATTGGAAATGGTGTCAAGGTTAAGTCAGACTTTATATATTGTTCTGACAGTAATAAAGAGTGGATGAGTGTTAAAATATTACAAGATTGGATTGAGAAAAATCGCAATAAAATCGATAATATATAA